In Endozoicomonas sp. GU-1, one DNA window encodes the following:
- the ppsR gene encoding posphoenolpyruvate synthetase regulatory kinase/phosphorylase PpsR: protein MERSVFFISDGTGITAESFGQSLLAQFSGPTFRHHTLPYIDTPEKAVRALTLIKETHQHEVIQPILFMTVLNEEVSKLLHTSGAYIIDLFATFLPGLEMELGSHPLYTVGKKRSTTSSASYHRRIEAVQFALDNDDGARIRHYEKADIIVLGASRSGKTPTCIYLGLQFGIYAANYPITEDDFDKGIKLPDFLRPHKERLFGLTINPARLSGIRNERRPNSRYSSVRQCQYEIQMVEQIYNQEQISYIDTTEFSVEEIATRIMDQANLTRRLK from the coding sequence ATGGAGCGATCGGTATTTTTTATCTCTGATGGTACTGGCATTACCGCTGAATCCTTTGGCCAAAGTCTGCTGGCCCAGTTCTCGGGGCCAACATTCCGTCACCACACCCTGCCCTATATTGATACACCCGAAAAAGCCGTTCGGGCACTGACCCTGATTAAAGAGACTCATCAGCATGAGGTGATTCAACCCATCCTCTTTATGACGGTGTTGAATGAAGAGGTCAGCAAACTGCTGCACACCAGTGGGGCTTATATTATTGACCTCTTTGCTACCTTCCTTCCCGGCCTGGAGATGGAGTTAGGCTCACACCCGTTGTATACCGTTGGCAAGAAGCGTTCCACAACCAGCAGTGCCAGCTATCACCGTCGTATCGAAGCGGTGCAGTTTGCCCTTGATAATGATGATGGTGCCCGTATCCGGCACTATGAAAAGGCCGATATTATCGTGCTGGGTGCCTCCCGTTCGGGCAAAACACCCACCTGCATCTATCTTGGTTTACAGTTTGGTATCTATGCCGCCAATTACCCCATTACCGAGGATGATTTTGATAAGGGCATCAAGCTGCCTGATTTTCTTCGACCGCACAAAGAACGTCTTTTTGGTTTGACCATCAATCCGGCCCGGCTCTCAGGCATCAGAAATGAGCGCCGTCCAAACAGCCGCTATTCCTCGGTCAGGCAGTGTCAATATGAAATACAGATGGTTGAACAGATCTATAACCAGGAGCAGATCAGCTATATCGATACCACTGAATTTTCTGTCGAAGAGATTGCAACACGGATCATGGATCAGGCCAATCTGACAAGAAGGCTGAAATAA
- a CDS encoding WD40 repeat domain-containing protein → MQPIAQSSLRSVDGSGLKKDEEALIKGLKPISGLVASYNKRVREASEQGQDQSFKRLKQHLPSEWTTSIDIEHRKLEIVGLRFSANRLSPDSTSQQPDISTIQCDSRIEPGNIDPATSEIFQCQTNYLTFQMKAHFGCYILQTYISPSGKHLFISGCDSLKDHSLVSWRQDADGNWSENSRSRVGAQKIIPQLNRSENTLLTCCSQDGKVKVSTLNSDGHWVESRVLEHSPLEDGYEPVMASFNPVQDKIMTYDHSVGRINVLRLDGSRWTLLDQPVKIRQCGPRALNFVPTNTFLMTHNVEKATIWHLNEQRNCIVPKFVKECDRVISDCQLSWDESHALVLLANRVFFLAHDAYGKWSQVGEVHHSEQPGEIHQGVKGTNRICSASFNPSATFALTRDLARKTKISGYNANVDWVEKIEIPSCDNASFSTSGYKVLADFGGGSFKIWDCGSGNLNKPHILEHPGSNRAIFSRSEKQLLSYGNETNYACIWGDDREGNLIERARVCHRGGIIIAHFNVKEDSVLTVGHDCTVKIQGLDTDGEWLEQLAVKHQKTIDVAQFSRSGRLAFSVSQDSTACIMGRDDKGKWTQLALTKPGPYLIKFAQFNKWENHFLIFGKDSKDHDKPGFVQLWSIGDDEKWAEREMIKLDHPVKVADFSPDGSHLIIHCKNNPGGGAQR, encoded by the coding sequence ATGCAACCAATAGCGCAGAGTAGTCTCAGAAGTGTAGATGGAAGCGGTTTGAAAAAAGATGAAGAGGCATTAATAAAGGGCCTGAAGCCAATATCCGGGTTAGTGGCCAGCTACAATAAACGTGTCAGAGAAGCCTCTGAACAGGGTCAGGATCAATCGTTCAAACGACTGAAACAGCATTTACCTTCCGAATGGACGACCAGCATAGATATTGAGCATCGTAAGCTGGAAATTGTCGGGCTGCGTTTTTCCGCGAATCGTTTATCACCAGACAGCACATCGCAACAGCCTGATATCAGTACGATACAGTGCGATAGTCGTATTGAGCCGGGCAATATTGACCCGGCGACGAGTGAAATTTTCCAGTGCCAGACCAATTATCTTACGTTCCAAATGAAGGCCCACTTCGGTTGTTATATTCTTCAAACCTACATCAGCCCTTCGGGTAAGCACCTCTTCATCAGTGGTTGCGACAGTTTGAAAGATCATAGCCTGGTAAGCTGGCGACAAGACGCGGATGGTAACTGGTCGGAGAACAGCAGGAGCAGGGTTGGGGCCCAGAAGATTATTCCCCAGCTTAACCGGTCGGAAAACACGCTTCTGACTTGCTGCAGCCAGGATGGCAAGGTCAAGGTGAGTACACTCAATAGTGATGGCCATTGGGTGGAGTCGCGGGTGCTTGAGCACTCGCCACTTGAAGATGGCTATGAACCAGTGATGGCAAGCTTCAACCCGGTGCAGGACAAGATTATGACCTACGATCACAGCGTCGGCAGAATCAATGTTTTGCGATTGGATGGCAGCCGGTGGACTCTGCTAGACCAGCCAGTAAAGATCAGACAATGTGGGCCAAGAGCACTGAATTTCGTCCCCACGAATACTTTTTTAATGACTCACAATGTTGAAAAAGCGACCATCTGGCACCTTAATGAGCAGCGCAACTGTATTGTTCCTAAATTTGTCAAGGAGTGCGACCGTGTAATTTCTGATTGCCAGTTGAGTTGGGATGAGAGCCATGCCCTTGTCCTCTTGGCTAACCGGGTTTTCTTCCTGGCTCACGATGCCTACGGCAAATGGTCGCAGGTCGGAGAGGTTCATCATTCTGAGCAACCCGGAGAAATTCACCAGGGCGTTAAAGGGACCAACCGTATTTGCTCAGCCTCCTTCAATCCCTCAGCGACATTTGCACTTACCCGTGATTTAGCCAGGAAAACAAAAATTTCCGGTTATAATGCTAATGTTGACTGGGTAGAAAAAATAGAGATCCCGAGTTGTGATAATGCCAGCTTCAGCACCTCGGGGTATAAAGTACTGGCCGACTTCGGTGGTGGCTCTTTTAAAATCTGGGATTGCGGTTCAGGCAATCTGAACAAACCCCACATCCTTGAGCACCCCGGCAGTAACAGAGCTATCTTCAGTCGTTCAGAAAAACAGCTCCTGAGCTATGGCAATGAAACAAATTACGCTTGCATTTGGGGTGATGACAGGGAAGGCAACCTGATTGAGAGAGCACGGGTATGTCATCGGGGAGGGATTATCATTGCTCACTTCAATGTTAAGGAAGACAGTGTACTGACCGTCGGTCATGATTGCACTGTGAAAATTCAGGGGCTTGACACAGATGGTGAATGGCTGGAGCAGCTGGCGGTTAAGCATCAAAAAACAATTGATGTTGCTCAATTTTCCCGATCAGGCCGTCTGGCATTTTCCGTTAGCCAGGACAGTACCGCCTGCATCATGGGGCGAGACGACAAGGGCAAATGGACACAACTGGCATTGACAAAACCTGGCCCCTATTTGATCAAATTCGCCCAGTTTAATAAATGGGAGAACCATTTCCTGATCTTTGGCAAAGATTCCAAAGATCATGACAAGCCCGGCTTTGTGCAACTCTGGAGTATCGGTGATGATGAAAAATGGGCAGAAAGAGAGATGATAAAACTGGATCATCCCGTTAAAGTGGCGGATTTTAGCCCCGATGGTAGTCATTTAATAATCCATTGCAAAAATAACCCCGGGGGGGGTGCCCAAAGGTGA
- the rraA gene encoding ribonuclease E activity regulator RraA: MSFTTPDLCDDFPGSLQVVDPGFNSFGGRDIFGGEIVTIKCHEDNSRVREQVFSDGHGKVLVVDGGGSLRRALLGDMLAEQAVSNGWQGIIVYGCIRDVEVISQLPLGVQALAVHPMKTDKKGQGEVDIPVRFHGVDFIPGHFLYADLNGIVVSAERLV, from the coding sequence ATGAGTTTTACCACCCCCGATTTGTGTGATGATTTCCCAGGAAGCCTTCAGGTCGTTGACCCGGGTTTTAACAGCTTTGGTGGCAGGGATATTTTTGGTGGCGAAATTGTCACTATTAAATGCCATGAAGATAATTCCAGAGTTCGGGAGCAGGTGTTCAGTGACGGTCACGGTAAAGTGCTGGTTGTTGATGGCGGCGGTTCCCTGAGAAGAGCCTTGTTGGGTGATATGCTGGCAGAACAGGCCGTAAGCAATGGCTGGCAGGGTATTATTGTTTATGGCTGTATTCGTGATGTTGAAGTGATTTCACAACTGCCGCTGGGGGTACAGGCGCTTGCTGTACACCCGATGAAAACGGATAAAAAAGGGCAGGGAGAAGTCGATATTCCTGTTCGGTTTCATGGCGTGGACTTCATTCCCGGCCATTTCCTGTATGCCGATTTGAACGGGATTGTCGTTTCTGCTGAACGACTGGTTTGA
- the ppsA gene encoding phosphoenolpyruvate synthase, with translation MNSSSLPEFVVGLDALGNSDVERVGGKNASLGEMLSHLGRAGVRVPGGFATTAEAYRDFLDGSGLYDRIHTLLDELNIDDIQQLTRAGASIRQWIMDEPFRPEFEQAIVNSYRELCGDQEDLAVAVRSSATAEDLPDASFAGQQETFLNIRGAQNVLRAVREVFASLFNDRAISYREHQGFDHRDVALSAGIQRMVRSETGAAGVMFTLDTESGFRDAVFITSSYGLGETVVQGAVNPDEFYVYKPALEAGRSAILRRNMGSKAIQMVYGDAPETGRSVQTVDVDLEKRQQFSINDADVLELARQAMAIEAHYGRPMDIEWAKDGDDQQLYVVQARPETVQSRTESRTLERYRLLQQGNVLAEGRSIGQRIGQGRVCLVADLADMDRVQDGDVLVTDMTDPDWEPVMKRASAIVTNRGGRTCHAAIIARELGIPAVVGCGDATRRLQDGQAVTVSCAEGDTGFIYQGELPFEHQKKDLDQMPELPFRIMMNVGNPDRAFSFSRLPNSGVGLARLEFIINKMIGVHPKALLNYQTNPDSVPDAVRQQIDERMAGYDNPVDFYVEKLVEGVASIAAAFAPEKVIVRLSDFKSNEYANLIGGKIYEPHEENPMLGFRGASRYISESFRDCFELECRAMKRVRDEFGLTNVELMVPFVRTPDEARQVINIMSDFGLRRGEHGLKIIMMCELPSNALLADEFLEYFDGFSIGSNDMTQLALGLDRDSGLIAHLFDERNAAVKQLLSMAIQACHRQGKYIGICGQGPSDHPDFARWLMEEGINTVSLNPDSVLETWLYLAE, from the coding sequence TTGAACAGTTCATCTTTACCAGAGTTTGTTGTGGGCCTGGATGCCCTGGGCAATAGTGATGTGGAGCGGGTTGGTGGCAAGAACGCCTCGCTGGGAGAAATGCTCAGCCACCTTGGCAGGGCAGGGGTTCGTGTACCCGGTGGCTTTGCCACTACGGCAGAGGCCTATCGAGACTTTCTGGATGGCTCAGGGTTATATGATCGTATTCATACCCTGTTGGATGAACTGAATATTGATGATATTCAACAGCTCACCCGGGCGGGTGCCAGTATTCGCCAATGGATTATGGATGAGCCATTCCGCCCCGAATTTGAACAGGCCATTGTCAACAGCTACCGTGAACTCTGTGGTGATCAGGAGGATCTGGCTGTGGCAGTGCGGTCATCGGCAACAGCGGAAGACTTGCCCGATGCCTCCTTTGCCGGGCAGCAGGAAACCTTTCTGAATATCCGTGGTGCACAGAATGTTCTGCGAGCGGTTCGGGAGGTCTTTGCCTCTCTCTTTAATGATCGTGCCATTTCATACCGTGAGCATCAGGGCTTTGACCATCGGGATGTGGCGCTGTCGGCCGGAATTCAGCGGATGGTGCGCAGTGAAACGGGGGCTGCCGGGGTGATGTTTACTCTGGATACCGAGTCGGGTTTTCGCGATGCGGTATTTATCACCTCCTCCTATGGCCTGGGAGAGACCGTGGTTCAGGGGGCAGTAAATCCGGATGAATTTTATGTTTACAAACCCGCACTTGAAGCAGGGCGCTCTGCCATCCTCAGGCGAAATATGGGCAGTAAGGCGATTCAGATGGTTTACGGTGATGCCCCAGAGACCGGAAGATCGGTGCAAACCGTGGATGTTGACCTTGAGAAGCGTCAGCAGTTCTCCATCAATGATGCTGATGTGCTGGAACTGGCCCGTCAGGCCATGGCCATTGAAGCCCATTACGGCCGACCCATGGACATCGAGTGGGCCAAAGATGGCGATGACCAGCAGCTCTATGTGGTTCAGGCCCGGCCTGAGACAGTACAAAGTCGAACTGAGTCCAGGACGCTGGAACGTTATCGCCTGTTGCAACAGGGTAATGTTCTGGCAGAAGGCCGCAGTATTGGCCAGCGCATTGGTCAGGGGCGTGTCTGTCTGGTGGCTGATCTGGCGGATATGGACCGGGTTCAGGATGGCGATGTGCTGGTTACTGATATGACCGATCCAGACTGGGAACCGGTTATGAAGCGGGCTTCAGCCATTGTCACCAACCGGGGTGGGCGTACCTGTCACGCCGCTATTATCGCCCGAGAGCTGGGTATTCCAGCAGTGGTCGGGTGTGGTGACGCTACCCGCCGACTGCAAGATGGTCAGGCGGTAACGGTTTCCTGTGCCGAAGGGGATACCGGCTTTATTTATCAGGGTGAGTTGCCGTTTGAGCACCAGAAGAAAGATCTGGATCAAATGCCTGAGTTGCCCTTCAGGATTATGATGAATGTGGGGAATCCTGACCGGGCTTTCAGTTTCTCCCGACTGCCCAATTCGGGTGTTGGGCTTGCTCGACTGGAATTTATTATCAACAAGATGATCGGTGTTCATCCCAAGGCTTTGCTGAACTATCAAACTAATCCAGACAGCGTCCCCGATGCCGTCAGACAGCAGATTGATGAGCGAATGGCGGGCTACGATAATCCTGTTGACTTTTATGTTGAAAAACTGGTTGAAGGCGTCGCTTCTATTGCTGCTGCTTTTGCCCCGGAAAAAGTTATTGTCCGACTTTCAGACTTCAAGTCTAACGAATATGCCAACCTGATTGGCGGCAAGATCTATGAGCCCCATGAAGAGAACCCGATGCTGGGCTTTCGTGGCGCTTCCCGCTATATCTCGGAATCCTTCAGGGACTGTTTTGAGCTTGAATGCCGGGCGATGAAGCGGGTCAGGGACGAGTTCGGCCTGACCAATGTTGAACTGATGGTGCCATTCGTCCGAACGCCGGATGAAGCCCGTCAGGTCATCAACATTATGTCTGACTTTGGACTTCGTCGTGGTGAACATGGCCTGAAGATTATTATGATGTGCGAACTGCCTTCCAATGCGCTGCTGGCTGATGAGTTCCTGGAATATTTTGATGGCTTCTCCATTGGCTCTAACGATATGACTCAGCTGGCCCTGGGGCTTGATCGGGATTCCGGCTTGATTGCCCATCTTTTTGATGAGCGTAATGCCGCCGTCAAGCAGTTGTTGTCCATGGCGATTCAGGCCTGTCACCGACAGGGTAAATACATCGGTATTTGCGGCCAGGGGCCCAGTGATCATCCTGACTTTGCCCGCTGGTTGATGGAAGAGGGCATTAATACCGTTTCCCTGAACCCCGATTCGGTTCTGGAAACCTGGCTCTATCTGGCGGAATGA
- the pykF gene encoding pyruvate kinase PykF, with the protein MTEKTPVRKTKIVCTIGPKSESHEMLTKLVDNGMNVMRLNFSHGDFDEHGARIARLREVMAETGKRVAILLDTKGPEIRTVKLHNGDDVMLSAGQEFTLTTDASVIGDSTRVAVTYAGLTDDLKPGNTVLLDDGLIELTVKEVKAQEIVCEVKNNGELGENKGVNLPGVKVNLPALSEKDKADLVFGCEQGVDFVAASFIRKASDVNEIRELLDANGGKEIQIISKIENQEGVDNFDDILAVSDAIMVARGDLGVEIPVDQVIFAQKMMINKCNHARKPVITATQMLDSMIKNPRPTRAEAGDVANAILDGTDAVMLSGESAKGKYPAESVAVMATICNSTDGSMELRVEEFDAEIDNYRSITQAVCRGAVKTADILAAKLIIVATEQGKSARSLRKFFPKAQILALTSSEKTANQLSLSKGVTTSLVPQQENTDAFYKLGKELAVKHNFVQSGDLVVMVSGALVESGTTNTASVHVID; encoded by the coding sequence ATGACGGAGAAAACTCCAGTGAGAAAGACTAAGATCGTCTGTACCATCGGCCCAAAGTCTGAATCCCATGAGATGCTGACCAAACTGGTCGACAATGGCATGAATGTGATGCGACTGAATTTCTCTCATGGTGACTTTGACGAGCATGGTGCCCGTATTGCCCGTCTTCGAGAAGTCATGGCTGAAACCGGTAAGCGTGTTGCCATTCTTCTGGACACAAAAGGCCCTGAAATCCGAACTGTTAAACTGCACAATGGCGACGACGTCATGCTGAGCGCAGGACAGGAATTTACTCTGACTACCGACGCGTCTGTTATTGGTGACAGCACGCGTGTAGCGGTTACCTACGCCGGCCTGACCGATGACCTGAAGCCGGGTAACACGGTTCTGCTGGACGATGGCCTGATTGAACTGACGGTAAAAGAAGTCAAGGCTCAGGAAATCGTCTGTGAAGTCAAGAACAACGGTGAACTGGGTGAAAACAAAGGTGTAAACCTGCCTGGTGTTAAAGTTAACCTGCCAGCCCTGTCAGAAAAGGATAAGGCTGACCTGGTCTTTGGTTGTGAGCAGGGCGTTGATTTTGTAGCGGCTTCCTTTATTCGCAAAGCCAGCGACGTTAACGAGATCCGTGAACTGCTGGATGCCAATGGTGGTAAGGAAATCCAGATCATTTCCAAGATCGAGAACCAGGAAGGCGTTGATAACTTCGACGACATTCTGGCCGTTTCTGATGCCATCATGGTGGCCCGTGGTGACCTGGGGGTAGAAATCCCGGTTGATCAGGTGATCTTTGCCCAGAAGATGATGATCAACAAGTGTAACCATGCTCGTAAGCCGGTTATCACGGCTACCCAGATGCTGGATTCGATGATTAAGAATCCTCGTCCAACCCGTGCAGAAGCCGGTGACGTAGCAAACGCTATTCTGGACGGCACCGATGCCGTTATGCTCTCCGGTGAGAGCGCCAAAGGTAAGTACCCGGCAGAATCTGTAGCGGTCATGGCAACCATCTGTAACAGCACGGATGGCAGCATGGAACTGCGTGTTGAAGAGTTCGATGCGGAGATCGACAATTATCGAAGTATCACGCAAGCGGTCTGCCGTGGAGCAGTCAAGACGGCAGATATTCTGGCTGCCAAGCTGATTATCGTTGCCACTGAGCAGGGTAAGTCTGCACGTTCTCTGCGTAAGTTCTTCCCTAAAGCCCAGATTCTGGCGCTGACTTCTTCCGAGAAGACCGCTAACCAACTCAGTCTGAGCAAAGGGGTGACCACCAGCCTGGTACCACAGCAGGAAAACACCGACGCATTCTACAAGCTGGGTAAAGAGCTGGCGGTGAAACACAACTTTGTTCAGTCTGGTGATCTGGTTGTCATGGTTTCCGGTGCCCTGGTTGAGTCCGGTACTACCAATACTGCTTCTGTGCACGTGATCGATTAA